The Osmerus eperlanus chromosome 15, fOsmEpe2.1, whole genome shotgun sequence genome includes a window with the following:
- the hus1 gene encoding checkpoint protein HUS1 isoform X2: protein MWCELSQANFFDEYQLEGVSADANEICLEMAPENLSRALRTTQNAKTVKIKLTKKHCPCLTLAAELPTLSSISRVVTHDIPVDVIPRRLWNEFKEPSMPDFDVSIYMPPLKTMKNVVDRMKNLSNFLEIEANLSGEMNLKIETDLVSVTTHFKDLGNPPWGEDGSQERSQSRDPELMARTRVDIRKLQQFLMGQQVNPSKAMCNIIHKRIIHLILLHEDVSLQYFIPAVA, encoded by the exons ATGTGGTGCGAGCTCTCACAG GCCAACTTCTTTGATGAGTACCAGCTGGAAGGTGTGTCCGCTGACGCCAACGAGATCTGTCTGGAGATGGCCCCAGAGAACCTGTCCAGAGCCCTGAGGACAACGCAGAACGCCAAGACTGTCAAGATCAAACTGACCAAGAAGCActgtccctgcctcaccctggcTGCAGAACTG CCAACACTGTCCAGCATCAGTAGAGTAGTCACCCATGACATCCCAGTAGATGTGATTCCCAGAAGATTGTGGAATGAGTTCAAGGAGCCCAGTATGCCAGACTTTGAC GTCAGTATCTACATGCCACCACTGAAGACTATGAAGAATGTTGTGGACAGAATGAAGAATCTCTCGAACTTCCTG gagaTAGAGGCCAACCTGAGTGGAGAGATGAACCTGAAGATTGAGACAGACCTGGTCTCTGTTACAACCCACTTCAAAGACCTCGGGAACCCACCCTGGG GTGAGGACGGTTCTCAGGAGCGGAGCCAGAGCAGGGATCCAGAGCTGATGGCCCGCACACGGGTTGACATCAGGAAGCTGCAGCAATTCCTTATGGGACAACAGGTCAACCCCAGCAAGGCCATgtgta ACATCATCCATAAGAGGATCATCCACCTGATTCTCCTGCATGAAGACGTGTCCTTGCAGTACTTCATCCCTGCCGTAGCTTGA
- the hus1 gene encoding checkpoint protein HUS1 isoform X1: MKFRSKMIDVGCLNHFTRVVNTISKLTKTCVLRLTTDKLYFVLSGKVASGGVGMWCELSQANFFDEYQLEGVSADANEICLEMAPENLSRALRTTQNAKTVKIKLTKKHCPCLTLAAELPTLSSISRVVTHDIPVDVIPRRLWNEFKEPSMPDFDVSIYMPPLKTMKNVVDRMKNLSNFLEIEANLSGEMNLKIETDLVSVTTHFKDLGNPPWGEDGSQERSQSRDPELMARTRVDIRKLQQFLMGQQVNPSKAMCNIIHKRIIHLILLHEDVSLQYFIPAVA, translated from the exons ATGAAGTTCCGATCAAAAATGATTGATGTTGGGTGCTTGAATCATTTCACGC GAGTGGTAAATACCATATCCAAACTAACGAAGACATGCGTCCTGCGACTGACGACTGACAAGCTCTACTTCGTCCTCTCCGGCAAAGTAGCCAGTGGAGGAGTTGGGATGTGGTGCGAGCTCTCACAG GCCAACTTCTTTGATGAGTACCAGCTGGAAGGTGTGTCCGCTGACGCCAACGAGATCTGTCTGGAGATGGCCCCAGAGAACCTGTCCAGAGCCCTGAGGACAACGCAGAACGCCAAGACTGTCAAGATCAAACTGACCAAGAAGCActgtccctgcctcaccctggcTGCAGAACTG CCAACACTGTCCAGCATCAGTAGAGTAGTCACCCATGACATCCCAGTAGATGTGATTCCCAGAAGATTGTGGAATGAGTTCAAGGAGCCCAGTATGCCAGACTTTGAC GTCAGTATCTACATGCCACCACTGAAGACTATGAAGAATGTTGTGGACAGAATGAAGAATCTCTCGAACTTCCTG gagaTAGAGGCCAACCTGAGTGGAGAGATGAACCTGAAGATTGAGACAGACCTGGTCTCTGTTACAACCCACTTCAAAGACCTCGGGAACCCACCCTGGG GTGAGGACGGTTCTCAGGAGCGGAGCCAGAGCAGGGATCCAGAGCTGATGGCCCGCACACGGGTTGACATCAGGAAGCTGCAGCAATTCCTTATGGGACAACAGGTCAACCCCAGCAAGGCCATgtgta ACATCATCCATAAGAGGATCATCCACCTGATTCTCCTGCATGAAGACGTGTCCTTGCAGTACTTCATCCCTGCCGTAGCTTGA